In the genome of Massilibacillus massiliensis, one region contains:
- a CDS encoding nucleotide sugar dehydrogenase: MVKIGVIGLGYVGLPLAIAFAKKFSSVVGFDISCEKVTKLKECHDYTGELSDGELENTNLKITCDVSDLSDVNFYIVAVPTPIDKAHRPDLTPVIKASETVGSVLKRGDIVVYESTVYPGVTEEICGDILAEISDLSVGEDFYLGYSPERINPGDKVHKLENVTKIVSGQDERTLELIADVYSKVIKVGVHKASSIKVAEAAKVIENTQRDINIALMNELAIIFNKMGINTQDVLAAANTKWNFLKFTPGLVGGHCIGVDPYYLTYRAEELGYIPQVILAGRRINDGMGKYIAEQTVKTLAKMNKDIVGSKIGVFGLAFKENVPDLRNSRVPDILLELKEYGVSILVNDYLANIEDAKQEYGIVLNDMEELNDLDAIIIAVAHDDYVKHGAEMFLSRLKDYTGVIIDVKSVLDKNEIPEQVGYWSL; encoded by the coding sequence GTGGTTAAAATAGGTGTGATTGGATTAGGCTATGTTGGTCTGCCCTTGGCAATTGCTTTTGCGAAGAAATTTTCTTCTGTGGTTGGATTTGATATCAGTTGTGAAAAAGTAACTAAATTAAAAGAATGTCATGATTACACTGGTGAATTATCAGATGGAGAGTTAGAAAATACAAATTTGAAAATTACTTGTGATGTTAGTGATTTATCTGATGTGAATTTTTATATAGTCGCTGTACCTACACCAATTGATAAAGCTCATCGTCCAGATTTGACACCAGTGATTAAAGCATCAGAAACAGTCGGCAGTGTTTTAAAAAGAGGAGATATAGTTGTATATGAGTCAACTGTTTATCCAGGGGTAACAGAAGAAATTTGTGGTGATATTTTAGCTGAAATATCAGATTTGTCAGTTGGAGAAGATTTTTATCTTGGATATTCGCCGGAGCGTATTAATCCTGGTGATAAAGTACACAAACTGGAAAATGTTACGAAAATTGTGTCGGGACAAGATGAAAGAACACTGGAATTAATTGCAGATGTTTATTCTAAGGTTATAAAAGTAGGTGTACATAAAGCATCAAGTATTAAAGTTGCAGAAGCGGCAAAGGTAATTGAAAATACCCAGAGGGATATCAATATAGCGCTTATGAATGAATTAGCTATTATATTTAATAAAATGGGAATTAACACTCAGGACGTATTAGCAGCAGCAAATACTAAATGGAATTTTCTAAAATTCACTCCTGGATTAGTAGGAGGTCATTGTATAGGTGTCGATCCCTATTATCTAACTTATCGAGCCGAGGAACTTGGGTACATTCCACAAGTTATTTTGGCAGGACGGCGTATTAATGATGGTATGGGAAAATATATTGCAGAACAAACGGTAAAAACCTTGGCTAAAATGAATAAAGATATAGTAGGATCAAAAATTGGTGTTTTTGGACTTGCATTTAAGGAAAATGTTCCGGATTTGCGTAATAGTCGTGTTCCTGATATTTTACTGGAATTGAAGGAGTATGGAGTTTCAATATTAGTTAATGATTATTTGGCTAATATTGAAGACGCTAAACAAGAGTATGGTATCGTACTCAATGATATGGAGGAACTTAATGATTTAGATGCTATTATCATTGCAGTTGCTCATGATGACTATGTAAAACATGGAGCAGAAATGTTTCTTTCAAGACTGAAAGATTATACGGGAGTTATTATTGATGTTAAATCAGTTTTAGATAAAAATGAAATTCCAGAGCAGGTGGGGTATTGGAGTTTATGA
- a CDS encoding DapH/DapD/GlmU-related protein — MKYDLNKKSIGKNCLIAANTQIFDCNGHDFCFENPENMIHTFGEKYGAHPIIIKDNVWIVLNTIILSGVTIGEGSIVAAGSIVVSDVPSFSLVGGNPAKLIKYFGNK, encoded by the coding sequence ATGAAATATGATCTTAATAAAAAATCAATAGGGAAAAACTGCTTAATTGCTGCAAACACTCAGATTTTTGACTGTAATGGTCATGATTTTTGTTTTGAGAATCCAGAAAATATGATACATACATTTGGTGAAAAATATGGAGCGCATCCCATTATTATAAAAGATAATGTATGGATAGTATTAAATACAATCATACTTTCTGGGGTGACAATAGGTGAAGGCAGCATTGTCGCTGCAGGTAGTATAGTTGTTAGCGATGTACCATCATTTTCTTTGGTTGGAGGAAACCCAGCCAAACTAATAAAATATTTTGGTAATAAATAA
- a CDS encoding ABC transporter ATP-binding protein — MSDTVIKVENLSKHYNLGTIGSETLYRDLQSWWARLRGKEDPNTQLGAWDAAQMDQANSFWALKDVSFEVKQGDVVGIIGRNGAGKSTLLKILSRVTGPTSGNIKIKGRVASLLEVGTGFHPELTGRENVYLNGTILGMRKVEIDKKFAEIVAFAEIEKFIDTPVKRYSSGMYVRLAFAVAAHLDPEILIVDEVLAVGDANFQKKCLGKMGEVSKEGRTVLFVSHNMQAVKRLCNKGLFLERGKKIGEGNTENIIKVYLQGDKIERYNLEKAIKNLPPDPVFKLKAVQLKQNDYVVQNNIENGSSLEIIIEYSVLQKVKGFRIYFDILDREEDLIFRSFHDERIKNFSDMEKGDYISTVIIPANILGPINYNLKIYATIFNVRSCASDGIAIPLEVTQTGIYNEAYAADTFRGKLGLALEWNTKKLI, encoded by the coding sequence ATGTCAGATACAGTCATAAAGGTAGAAAATCTATCAAAACATTATAATTTGGGCACGATTGGCTCAGAAACATTATATAGAGATCTCCAAAGCTGGTGGGCCAGACTTAGAGGAAAAGAAGACCCCAATACACAACTTGGTGCTTGGGATGCAGCACAAATGGATCAAGCTAACAGCTTTTGGGCGCTTAAGGATGTATCGTTTGAAGTGAAACAAGGTGATGTAGTCGGTATCATTGGTAGAAATGGAGCGGGAAAGTCCACTCTTTTAAAGATATTGTCCAGAGTAACTGGCCCAACAAGTGGTAATATAAAGATCAAAGGGAGAGTCGCAAGTCTGCTCGAAGTAGGGACAGGGTTTCACCCAGAGCTTACTGGTAGGGAGAATGTATACCTTAATGGTACGATTCTTGGCATGCGTAAAGTTGAAATTGATAAAAAATTTGCTGAAATCGTAGCATTCGCTGAAATTGAGAAATTTATTGATACGCCAGTAAAAAGATATTCTTCAGGTATGTATGTTAGATTGGCTTTTGCGGTAGCGGCGCATCTTGATCCAGAAATTTTGATTGTTGATGAAGTTTTGGCTGTTGGTGACGCTAATTTTCAGAAGAAGTGTTTAGGCAAAATGGGTGAAGTAAGTAAGGAAGGTAGAACAGTTTTATTTGTTAGCCATAATATGCAAGCTGTAAAGCGATTGTGTAATAAAGGATTGTTCTTAGAAAGGGGAAAGAAAATAGGCGAAGGAAACACAGAAAATATTATTAAAGTTTATCTTCAAGGAGATAAAATAGAAAGATATAACCTAGAAAAAGCAATAAAAAATTTGCCTCCTGATCCTGTGTTTAAGTTAAAAGCAGTACAACTAAAACAAAATGACTATGTAGTTCAAAATAATATTGAAAATGGTTCGTCATTGGAAATAATAATAGAATACTCTGTATTACAAAAGGTTAAAGGATTCAGAATATATTTTGATATATTAGACAGAGAAGAGGATTTGATTTTTCGAAGTTTCCATGATGAAAGAATAAAAAACTTTTCTGACATGGAAAAGGGAGACTACATTTCTACTGTGATTATCCCTGCTAATATATTAGGGCCAATTAATTATAACTTGAAAATATATGCAACAATTTTTAATGTAAGATCTTGTGCATCAGATGGTATAGCAATACCGTTAGAAGTTACACAAACAGGCATTTATAACGAAGCGTATGCGGCTGATACATTTAGAGGTAAACTTGGATTGGCATTAGAATGGAACACGAAAAAGCTAATATGA
- a CDS encoding FkbM family methyltransferase gives MYETKYGDCFWLNNEGYLDKCIKQTGVFDPQSTNVVKNLVKKGDVVLDVGANIGYYSVLMSKLVGINERVISFELTQHYREVLQSNIEINNLNNCDIMDFGLSNGNDICEISIGSSSATMHWADDSKPIKTEKIQLKRLDDIIEFQNINKIDFIKIDVDGHEPVFLEGAWQSIEKFKPVILLEVNHANYLNYGITAWEFYDLLKRHEFFIYSEQNLAEIETKNQFLFLCGNFAYSANIIISKGKINI, from the coding sequence TTGTATGAGACTAAATATGGTGATTGTTTTTGGCTTAACAATGAAGGATATCTTGATAAATGTATAAAGCAAACAGGGGTTTTTGACCCACAAAGTACTAATGTAGTTAAAAATTTAGTTAAGAAAGGAGATGTAGTTTTAGATGTAGGAGCAAATATTGGCTATTATTCTGTATTGATGTCAAAATTGGTGGGGATTAATGAAAGAGTTATTAGTTTTGAACTAACTCAGCATTATCGAGAAGTCTTACAATCTAATATTGAAATAAATAATCTTAACAATTGTGATATTATGGATTTTGGGCTTTCTAACGGAAATGATATATGTGAAATCTCTATTGGGTCATCTTCGGCAACGATGCATTGGGCGGATGATAGTAAACCAATTAAAACTGAAAAGATACAACTTAAGCGATTAGATGATATTATAGAATTCCAAAATATTAATAAAATAGATTTTATAAAAATTGATGTAGATGGTCATGAACCCGTATTTTTAGAAGGTGCATGGCAGAGTATTGAAAAATTTAAACCAGTAATATTGTTAGAAGTAAATCATGCAAATTATTTGAATTATGGAATCACAGCTTGGGAATTTTATGATTTATTAAAACGCCATGAGTTTTTTATATATTCCGAACAAAATTTAGCTGAAATAGAAACAAAAAATCAGTTTTTATTTCTATGTGGTAATTTTGCATATAGTGCTAATATAATTATTTCAAAGGGAAAAATTAATATTTAA
- a CDS encoding ATP-grasp domain-containing protein, whose translation MKIAVHCDKQTYGSGFTPKWIERLEGKGIEVVKVDLKKTDDLAKVKQCQGAMWHWFHSPEDKKMALGILQNISECYKIPVFPNMHTCWSFDEKVLQNFFFIGSKCPHIQSWLFTSYAATKKFLSEEAQYPLVFKLSSGAGASNVLLLKSYNEAVHYAEKMFLNGIFPYTINEFSPTVFKFGIKYELKNLLKRIFYAMRYISQQEYPPLPEYYLAQKGYFYVQKFLPNNAYDIRITTIGKRTFGFIRYNRNGDFRASGSGVIDYDKEKIPLKAVKIAQEISRKYHFQSMAYDFLLDEKGEPLIGEISYGFADVAIYNCEGYWDEKMAWISGHVWPEYAHVDDFINEIEIVQRNNI comes from the coding sequence TTGAAAATTGCCGTACATTGTGATAAACAGACATATGGTAGCGGCTTTACGCCTAAATGGATTGAAAGATTAGAAGGCAAAGGTATTGAAGTAGTAAAAGTTGATTTAAAAAAAACTGATGACTTAGCCAAGGTAAAGCAATGTCAAGGAGCTATGTGGCATTGGTTTCATTCACCGGAAGACAAGAAAATGGCTTTGGGGATTTTGCAGAATATCAGTGAATGTTACAAAATACCGGTTTTCCCAAATATGCATACATGTTGGTCTTTCGATGAAAAGGTATTGCAGAATTTTTTCTTTATAGGTTCAAAATGTCCGCATATACAATCGTGGCTTTTTACCTCATATGCTGCTACTAAAAAATTTTTATCTGAAGAAGCACAGTATCCCTTAGTTTTTAAATTGTCATCTGGAGCAGGCGCTTCTAATGTTTTATTATTGAAATCATATAATGAAGCTGTACATTATGCAGAAAAAATGTTTTTAAATGGGATTTTTCCTTATACAATAAATGAATTTAGCCCTACTGTTTTTAAGTTTGGCATAAAATATGAATTAAAAAATTTGTTGAAAAGAATTTTTTATGCAATGAGATACATTTCCCAGCAGGAATATCCACCTCTTCCGGAGTATTATTTAGCGCAAAAAGGATATTTTTATGTGCAGAAATTTTTGCCTAATAATGCTTATGATATCCGAATAACAACAATTGGTAAAAGGACGTTTGGGTTTATTAGGTATAATCGTAATGGCGATTTTCGAGCATCTGGTAGCGGGGTTATAGATTATGATAAAGAAAAAATTCCATTAAAGGCAGTGAAAATAGCTCAGGAAATTTCTCGAAAATATCATTTTCAAAGTATGGCTTATGATTTTTTACTTGATGAAAAAGGAGAGCCATTGATAGGTGAGATAAGTTATGGATTTGCAGATGTGGCAATTTATAATTGTGAAGGATATTGGGATGAAAAGATGGCTTGGATTTCTGGGCATGTTTGGCCGGAATATGCACATGTAGATGATTTTATTAATGAAATTGAGATAGTACAACGCAATAATATATGA
- a CDS encoding DUF2922 domain-containing protein yields the protein MTKKLNMVFKTDLGKEVTLTLADPKDDLTKAQVSAVMEEIVSKAIFTSDKGKLESVAEIVIKSTDEIALA from the coding sequence ATGACGAAAAAACTTAACATGGTCTTTAAAACTGACTTAGGCAAAGAAGTCACACTTACCCTAGCTGATCCCAAAGACGATCTAACCAAAGCGCAAGTTTCCGCAGTGATGGAAGAAATCGTAAGCAAAGCGATTTTTACCAGCGATAAAGGGAAACTAGAAAGCGTAGCGGAGATCGTAATCAAAAGTACAGATGAAATTGCTTTAGCGTAA
- a CDS encoding class I SAM-dependent methyltransferase, with amino-acid sequence MNFKIKQILFARNELCNLQKNVIECNSFGEIKRVFKWEEDPVLDRPDIYDFDYIEDINERRIRDAEALAVVMKNVKPKIALEIGTANGMGTVLMAANAPETNIFTINIPPEEILSGAGGNLTTIALEKEKIGIEYKKQNLKNITQIYSNTATWEPNVGNIDVAFIDGCHDTKFVYNDTIKVLRNMKPGGFILWHDFNLELKDKFGWINEVCLAIEKLYKDGYLKGRILHLKDSWIGIYKV; translated from the coding sequence TTGAATTTTAAAATTAAGCAAATACTTTTTGCACGGAATGAATTATGTAATTTACAAAAAAATGTAATTGAATGCAATAGTTTTGGTGAAATAAAGAGAGTATTTAAATGGGAAGAAGATCCTGTTCTAGATAGGCCGGACATTTATGATTTTGATTATATCGAAGATATAAATGAACGTAGAATAAGAGATGCGGAAGCCTTGGCCGTTGTAATGAAAAATGTAAAGCCGAAGATTGCGTTAGAAATTGGGACTGCAAACGGTATGGGAACGGTATTAATGGCTGCCAATGCGCCGGAAACAAATATTTTTACGATAAATATTCCGCCAGAGGAAATTTTGTCTGGAGCTGGAGGCAATTTGACAACAATTGCTTTGGAAAAAGAAAAAATAGGAATAGAATATAAAAAACAAAATCTAAAAAATATCACGCAAATTTACTCTAATACAGCTACTTGGGAGCCTAATGTGGGAAATATTGATGTAGCGTTTATTGATGGATGTCATGACACTAAATTTGTTTATAATGATACAATAAAAGTACTGAGAAATATGAAACCAGGTGGATTTATACTGTGGCACGATTTTAATTTAGAGTTGAAAGATAAATTTGGTTGGATAAACGAAGTTTGTTTAGCGATAGAGAAGTTATATAAAGATGGATATCTTAAAGGGAGAATTTTGCATTTAAAGGATTCTTGGATAGGAATTTATAAGGTGTGA
- a CDS encoding ABC transporter permease produces MNEEKIQWTSVIKPTNGWFDINIKELWQYRDLIMMFVKRDFVAVYKQTILGPLWFFLQPIFTTVVFTVVFGQIAKLPTNGVPQILFYLSGTVMWNYFAACLNTTSNTFISNAGIFGKVYFPRMVMPISVVITQMMTFAIQFGLFLLFLLYFLFQGSGVSPNAWILFTPVLLLQMACLGLGCGIIVSSLTTKYRDLSLLVTFGVQLWMYATPVVYPMSMVSGKLALLMALNPMTAIIEIFRFAFLGGQLISLWYWGISIGITLFLLLIGVILFSKVEKNFMDTV; encoded by the coding sequence ATGAACGAAGAGAAAATACAGTGGACGAGTGTGATTAAGCCAACAAATGGCTGGTTTGATATAAATATAAAGGAATTATGGCAATATCGTGACTTAATCATGATGTTTGTAAAACGAGATTTTGTTGCGGTCTATAAACAAACGATTTTAGGACCGCTATGGTTTTTTCTGCAGCCAATTTTTACGACTGTTGTTTTTACCGTCGTTTTTGGACAAATTGCAAAATTACCAACCAATGGTGTACCACAAATACTATTTTACTTGTCAGGAACTGTAATGTGGAATTATTTTGCAGCCTGCTTGAATACGACTTCCAATACGTTTATTTCTAATGCAGGAATATTTGGCAAGGTTTATTTTCCTAGAATGGTGATGCCGATTTCAGTTGTGATTACGCAAATGATGACATTTGCTATCCAATTTGGATTGTTTTTGTTATTTCTTTTATATTTTCTTTTTCAAGGATCAGGCGTAAGTCCCAATGCATGGATTTTGTTTACGCCAGTATTGTTATTACAGATGGCTTGCCTAGGATTAGGGTGTGGTATTATTGTTTCATCCTTAACAACAAAATATAGAGACTTATCCCTTCTAGTCACTTTTGGTGTTCAGCTATGGATGTATGCTACACCGGTGGTGTATCCTATGTCTATGGTATCAGGAAAGCTAGCGCTATTAATGGCACTGAATCCGATGACTGCTATCATTGAAATTTTTCGGTTCGCATTTTTAGGTGGGCAGCTCATTTCATTATGGTACTGGGGAATAAGTATAGGCATTACGCTGTTTTTATTATTAATAGGTGTCATTTTATTTAGTAAAGTAGAAAAAAACTTTATGGATACGGTCTAA
- a CDS encoding NAD-dependent epimerase/dehydratase family protein, translating to MMTMIEKFEIELSQKQYRWLITGVAGFIGSNLLEELLKLNQIVVGIDNFSTGYQHNIDEALSSVTSEQADNFIFIQGDIRDLEMCRKCTENIDFVLQQAALGSVPRSIKDPIATNASNIDGFLNMLIASRDANVKRFVYASSSSVYGDEKTLPKKEEITGKPLSPYAVTKYVDELYASMFFMHYNLQCIGLRYFNVFGKRQDPKGAYSAVIPRWIGNIINNREITINGDGETSRDFCYIDNVIQANILAAFTKNIDAVGNVYNIAYGQKTTLNELFEMICEEIKKNKAETKIFNPIYGFFRDGDIRQSLADISKARNLLGYSPKYAIHEGMLETVEWFIRHSQN from the coding sequence ATGATGACGATGATAGAAAAATTTGAAATAGAATTGTCTCAAAAACAATATAGATGGTTAATTACAGGAGTAGCAGGTTTTATAGGCTCAAATTTATTAGAAGAACTGTTGAAGCTCAATCAGATTGTAGTTGGAATCGATAATTTTTCTACTGGTTATCAGCACAATATAGATGAAGCACTAAGCAGTGTTACTTCCGAGCAGGCTGATAATTTCATATTTATTCAAGGTGATATAAGAGATTTAGAAATGTGCCGAAAATGCACTGAAAATATAGATTTTGTTTTACAGCAAGCTGCTTTGGGGTCTGTTCCGAGATCAATTAAGGATCCTATTGCCACAAACGCTAGCAATATAGATGGTTTTTTAAATATGCTTATTGCTTCTCGTGATGCTAATGTTAAAAGATTTGTATATGCATCATCAAGTTCGGTTTATGGTGATGAGAAGACATTACCTAAAAAAGAGGAGATAACTGGAAAACCGCTATCGCCTTATGCAGTTACTAAATACGTAGATGAATTGTATGCTAGTATGTTTTTTATGCATTATAATCTACAATGTATAGGATTAAGGTATTTTAATGTATTTGGGAAAAGGCAGGATCCAAAAGGCGCATATTCTGCTGTTATACCTAGATGGATTGGTAATATCATAAATAATAGAGAGATCACAATAAATGGCGATGGAGAGACAAGCCGTGATTTCTGTTATATTGATAATGTGATACAAGCGAATATACTGGCCGCATTTACTAAAAATATTGATGCTGTCGGGAATGTGTATAATATTGCATATGGGCAGAAAACGACACTAAATGAATTATTTGAGATGATTTGCGAAGAAATAAAAAAAAATAAAGCAGAAACTAAAATATTCAATCCAATATACGGATTTTTTAGAGATGGCGATATAAGACAATCTTTAGCAGATATTAGTAAAGCAAGAAATCTTTTGGGATATTCACCTAAGTATGCAATTCATGAAGGAATGTTAGAAACGGTAGAGTGGTTTATTCGTCACAGTCAAAACTAG
- a CDS encoding glycosyltransferase, which translates to MIKFNQLWKKSEFGLVINWDFHERNRWVSALTPYLVNALIEEFHPIIISSQLEYELHKRKIKYIISMEPGWAAPKLKYDAKCECIKAIFYSDPHYETKKRLGYFNNNGFDYVFSYYKSPFFYHFVDFPEDKFVHMPWAIPDQFIADNEIVCNDGKIAIFGGANSDAYDMRNWCRKQNGVIDYANSGVENKVFTDEEYFLWLSKFEAIIAAGSTNPIYDLVTPKYFEIMASGALLIGQKCKDLKDLRFTSRNMVSFENKEEFLERVYQYQKEPEKFNIIRKNGRETIRKYHLVSNRIQQIKQIFMGR; encoded by the coding sequence TTGATTAAGTTTAATCAATTGTGGAAAAAATCGGAATTTGGGTTGGTTATTAATTGGGATTTTCATGAAAGGAATCGATGGGTTAGTGCGCTTACGCCATATTTAGTGAATGCACTGATTGAAGAGTTCCATCCTATTATTATTTCATCTCAGTTAGAATATGAATTGCATAAGAGAAAAATAAAATATATTATATCGATGGAACCAGGCTGGGCAGCTCCAAAGTTAAAGTATGATGCAAAATGCGAATGTATAAAAGCCATTTTTTATAGTGACCCACATTATGAGACTAAAAAAAGATTAGGGTATTTTAACAATAATGGATTTGACTATGTTTTTTCTTATTATAAGTCACCATTTTTTTATCATTTCGTTGATTTTCCAGAAGATAAATTTGTGCATATGCCATGGGCTATTCCCGATCAGTTTATTGCAGATAATGAAATTGTTTGTAATGATGGCAAAATTGCTATTTTTGGTGGAGCAAATTCAGACGCATATGATATGAGAAATTGGTGTAGAAAACAAAACGGTGTTATTGATTATGCAAATTCAGGTGTAGAAAATAAAGTTTTTACAGATGAAGAATATTTTTTATGGTTGAGTAAATTTGAGGCAATTATTGCTGCCGGAAGTACAAATCCTATTTATGATTTAGTCACACCGAAATATTTTGAAATTATGGCAAGTGGAGCATTATTGATAGGTCAGAAATGTAAAGATCTAAAAGATTTAAGATTCACTTCAAGAAATATGGTATCTTTTGAAAATAAAGAGGAATTTTTAGAAAGAGTATACCAATATCAAAAGGAACCAGAAAAATTTAATATTATAAGAAAGAATGGCAGGGAAACGATTCGTAAATACCATCTTGTTTCAAATAGAATTCAGCAAATAAAGCAAATTTTTATGGGCAGATGA
- a CDS encoding sugar transferase, which produces MQRKFPTLRKLVLLCGDIGIVILSTYLAVSFIFYYRPPQMDMEIYHTMLPVSIITIGILLNVHGLFSLSKKRYSEILLGVGISVLNLLIIMMAFSFFVREFAYSRSVLGIAAILQFIFLALWKYAFWRMERMLIAPRKALIIGAEEECNRIFIRLKHQSQLRYEICYVCTDSSSEEWKSVISNIDMVIICSDLNLKSKAEIMHACQMLNKQVLLVPDVYELFCSGLELDKIDDIPVFRPKYLNPSLEQRSLKRIVDVLISGVALIITAPIMVMTAIAIKLESAGPAFYSQVRTGRYEKNFKIYKFRSMRQDAETKSGPVMAAENDPRITKLGNFLRATRLDELPQLINVLLGDMSIVGPRPERPFFVDQFKKKIPEYVYRHNVKPGITGMAQVYGKYNTTAYDKLIYDLMYIQKCNVFTDLVVMIQTVKVLLTKSSTEGVGINKSKMNLKQYEVNETKDSSNMYRVM; this is translated from the coding sequence ATGCAAAGAAAATTTCCGACGCTGCGAAAACTTGTATTACTTTGCGGAGATATAGGGATCGTTATACTGTCGACCTATTTAGCTGTTAGCTTTATATTTTATTACAGGCCACCACAAATGGATATGGAAATCTATCATACGATGCTGCCGGTAAGCATTATTACGATTGGAATCTTGCTCAATGTACATGGCTTGTTTTCATTAAGTAAAAAAAGATATAGTGAAATCTTACTTGGGGTAGGTATATCTGTTCTAAACTTACTCATTATTATGATGGCATTTAGCTTTTTTGTTAGAGAGTTTGCATACTCCAGGAGTGTTCTAGGTATTGCGGCAATCTTACAATTTATTTTTCTGGCACTTTGGAAATATGCATTTTGGCGTATGGAAAGAATGCTGATTGCGCCGCGCAAAGCATTAATTATCGGTGCTGAAGAAGAGTGTAATCGAATTTTTATCAGACTAAAGCATCAGTCTCAATTACGCTATGAAATTTGTTATGTATGTACAGACAGTAGCAGTGAAGAATGGAAGAGCGTTATCAGCAATATTGATATGGTGATCATTTGTTCAGATTTAAACTTAAAAAGTAAAGCTGAAATCATGCATGCTTGTCAAATGTTAAACAAGCAGGTATTGCTTGTTCCTGATGTATATGAACTATTTTGCAGTGGGCTGGAACTGGATAAGATTGATGACATCCCAGTATTTAGACCTAAATATCTAAATCCAAGCTTAGAACAGCGTTCATTAAAACGAATCGTAGATGTTCTCATTTCGGGAGTTGCACTTATCATTACAGCACCAATTATGGTCATGACAGCCATTGCAATAAAATTAGAGAGCGCAGGACCAGCGTTCTATAGCCAAGTGCGCACCGGACGATATGAGAAAAACTTTAAAATTTATAAATTCCGTAGTATGCGGCAGGATGCCGAAACGAAAAGTGGTCCGGTAATGGCGGCTGAAAACGATCCTAGAATCACTAAACTAGGAAATTTTTTGCGTGCTACACGACTAGATGAACTTCCCCAATTGATTAATGTACTTCTAGGCGACATGAGCATCGTTGGGCCAAGACCGGAACGACCATTTTTTGTGGATCAATTTAAAAAAAAAATACCAGAATATGTGTATAGGCATAATGTAAAGCCAGGGATCACCGGCATGGCACAAGTTTATGGCAAGTACAATACCACTGCCTACGATAAGTTAATTTATGATCTAATGTATATTCAAAAATGCAATGTATTTACTGACTTGGTTGTTATGATACAGACGGTAAAGGTATTGTTAACAAAAAGCAGTACCGAGGGCGTAGGTATAAATAAGAGCAAAATGAATCTAAAACAGTATGAGGTGAATGAAACAAAAGATTCATCGAATATGTACAGGGTAATGTGA
- a CDS encoding class I SAM-dependent methyltransferase — translation MKLTTKEYWDTGREKFTPYKVMDIPFSLELKKYLEVDKNKSCVEIGAYPGTYLCYLAKTFGYQPTAIEYSTQCNHIEELLQFNGINKYEILNQDFFSVKDLQFDIVTSFGFIEHFIDYESVIEKQIELIRKDGMLVLSVPFLGGMQGIIRQQAYKKEFLDKIYESHNLQAMNLNNLKKILKRKSMEIVFADYVLGTTVWFNWKDDCVRDDRRDFMRLANFMDKHLRHRLPSSRLWSPMILLIAKKR, via the coding sequence ATGAAATTGACGACTAAAGAATACTGGGATACTGGTAGAGAAAAATTTACTCCTTATAAAGTAATGGATATACCTTTTTCGTTAGAGTTGAAGAAATATCTTGAAGTTGATAAAAATAAATCATGTGTGGAGATTGGGGCATATCCAGGAACGTATCTTTGCTATTTGGCAAAAACGTTTGGTTATCAGCCTACGGCAATAGAATATTCAACACAGTGTAATCATATAGAGGAATTGTTACAGTTTAATGGGATAAACAAATATGAGATTTTAAACCAAGATTTTTTTTCGGTTAAAGATCTTCAATTTGATATTGTTACTTCTTTTGGATTTATTGAACATTTTATTGATTATGAGAGCGTTATAGAAAAACAAATAGAGCTTATTCGTAAGGATGGAATGCTGGTGTTAAGTGTTCCTTTTTTAGGGGGAATGCAGGGTATCATTAGACAACAGGCATATAAAAAAGAATTTTTAGATAAAATTTATGAGTCACATAACTTGCAAGCAATGAATTTAAATAACCTAAAAAAGATTTTAAAAAGAAAATCTATGGAAATTGTGTTTGCAGATTATGTATTAGGGACTACAGTTTGGTTTAATTGGAAAGATGATTGCGTACGAGATGACAGAAGAGATTTCATGAGATTGGCTAATTTTATGGATAAGCATTTAAGACATCGATTGCCATCTTCAAGACTGTGGAGTCCTATGATTTTACTAATAGCAAAAAAACGATAA